One genomic region from Gossypium hirsutum isolate 1008001.06 chromosome D13, Gossypium_hirsutum_v2.1, whole genome shotgun sequence encodes:
- the LOC107920815 gene encoding renalase isoform X1 has product MQNTVAKVTVVGSGISGSVCAATLARNGISVTLFYSARGPGGRMSQRREISEDGRELLFDHGAPYFTVTNPDVLSVVTEWESRGLVAEWKSNFGSFDCFTNKIVNIEHQVLVTIIILFVLHFFLLHLMVLLFVYLHGFILIIS; this is encoded by the exons ATGCAAAACACTGTTGCCAAGGTTACCGTGGTGGGAAGCGGAA TTTCAGGGTCTGTTTGTGCCGCTACTTTGGCAAGGAATGGAATTTCAGTGACCCTTTTTTACTCTGCCAGGGGTCCTGGTGGCCGCATGTCTCAAAGAAG AGAGATAAGTGAAGATGGGAGAGAGCTGTTATTCGATCATGGTGCTCCTTATTTCACAGTGACAAATCCCGATGTGTTGAGTGTTGTTACTGAGTGGGAATCAAGAGGCCTTGTTGCTGAGTGGAAATCGAATTTTGGGTCTTTTGATTGTTTCACCAACAAAATTGTCAACATTGAACACCAGGTTCTTGTAACTATTATTATACTATTTGTTCTTCACTTCTTTTTGCTCCACCTAATGGtactattatttgtttatttgcatGGTTTTATCTTAATTATATCTTAA
- the LOC107920815 gene encoding renalase isoform X2 → MQNTVAKVTVVGSGISGSVCAATLARNGISVTLFYSARGPGGRMSQRREISEDGRELLFDHGAPYFTVTNPDVLSVVTEWESRGLVAEWKSNFGSFDCFTNKIVNIEHQICR, encoded by the exons ATGCAAAACACTGTTGCCAAGGTTACCGTGGTGGGAAGCGGAA TTTCAGGGTCTGTTTGTGCCGCTACTTTGGCAAGGAATGGAATTTCAGTGACCCTTTTTTACTCTGCCAGGGGTCCTGGTGGCCGCATGTCTCAAAGAAG AGAGATAAGTGAAGATGGGAGAGAGCTGTTATTCGATCATGGTGCTCCTTATTTCACAGTGACAAATCCCGATGTGTTGAGTGTTGTTACTGAGTGGGAATCAAGAGGCCTTGTTGCTGAGTGGAAATCGAATTTTGGGTCTTTTGATTGTTTCACCAACAAAATTGTCAACATTGAACACCAG
- the LOC107920815 gene encoding renalase isoform X3, producing the protein MQNTVAKVTVVGSGISGSVCAATLARNGISVTLFYSARGPGGRMSQRREISEDGRELLFDHGAPYFTVTNPDVLSVVTEWESRGLVAEWKSNFGSFDCFTNKIVNIEHQA; encoded by the exons ATGCAAAACACTGTTGCCAAGGTTACCGTGGTGGGAAGCGGAA TTTCAGGGTCTGTTTGTGCCGCTACTTTGGCAAGGAATGGAATTTCAGTGACCCTTTTTTACTCTGCCAGGGGTCCTGGTGGCCGCATGTCTCAAAGAAG AGAGATAAGTGAAGATGGGAGAGAGCTGTTATTCGATCATGGTGCTCCTTATTTCACAGTGACAAATCCCGATGTGTTGAGTGTTGTTACTGAGTGGGAATCAAGAGGCCTTGTTGCTGAGTGGAAATCGAATTTTGGGTCTTTTGATTGTTTCACCAACAAAATTGTCAACATTGAACACCAG